From the Candidatus Bathyarchaeota archaeon A05DMB-5 genome, one window contains:
- a CDS encoding helix-turn-helix domain-containing protein, giving the protein MNKKLLLHEEDKTQKVKEIAIVEDPQKLKMMLNRLSWKILVLLSENEMYPLEIAKKLGIHEQKAYYHIRKLAKAGAITVAREEEKKGAIAKYYKTVSPAFGIELPQEYKPIKRISLSSMNEQVRKFFKEFIKEDETFEGKIVVGSPMPHGPFKTSARDGHYASHLTFFLGQFARLPEEFAIKLDVDVKAEKEEKNNLILVGGPGTNLLTQELNGHLPIRFNMQPSAQGFLFGGLVSKKTSNVYTADAVGLIAKIVNPWDSTKRVIVLAGNKAVGTKACVLALTNFWKKTLKNYHGEDTFATVIQGFDLDGDGKVDSIEILE; this is encoded by the coding sequence ATGAACAAAAAACTGCTTCTTCACGAAGAAGACAAAACACAAAAAGTTAAAGAAATCGCGATAGTTGAAGACCCGCAAAAGCTGAAAATGATGCTTAACAGGCTTAGCTGGAAAATTCTGGTTTTACTTTCTGAAAATGAGATGTACCCGCTTGAAATAGCAAAAAAATTAGGCATCCACGAACAAAAAGCCTACTATCACATAAGAAAATTGGCAAAGGCGGGAGCTATAACTGTAGCGAGAGAAGAAGAAAAGAAAGGCGCCATAGCGAAATACTACAAGACCGTTTCGCCAGCGTTTGGAATAGAGCTTCCGCAAGAGTACAAACCAATAAAGAGGATTTCGCTATCAAGTATGAACGAACAAGTTCGAAAATTCTTTAAAGAATTCATAAAGGAAGACGAAACTTTTGAAGGAAAAATAGTTGTGGGCAGCCCAATGCCTCACGGACCCTTCAAAACAAGCGCGAGAGACGGACATTACGCTTCTCACTTAACATTCTTTTTGGGGCAATTCGCAAGATTGCCAGAAGAATTTGCAATAAAATTGGATGTTGACGTGAAAGCTGAAAAGGAAGAGAAAAACAACCTGATTCTAGTTGGTGGACCCGGAACGAACCTTTTGACGCAAGAGTTGAATGGACATCTGCCGATAAGGTTTAACATGCAACCGTCTGCGCAAGGCTTTTTGTTCGGCGGTTTAGTTTCAAAGAAAACATCTAACGTTTACACTGCAGATGCTGTTGGATTGATAGCAAAAATCGTGAACCCATGGGACAGCACCAAACGCGTTATTGTTTTAGCTGGAAACAAAGCAGTAGGCACAAAAGCATGCGTTTTGGCTTTGACAAATTTCTGGAAGAAAACCTTGAAAAACTATCATGGCGAGGACACTTTCGCCACGGTTATACAAGGCTTCGATTTGGATGGAGATGGAAAAGTCGATTCAATAGAAATTCTCGAATAA
- a CDS encoding GNAT family N-acetyltransferase, giving the protein MTVRMATMKDLPHILALEKRNGEPTNEDLHVLFKLDNPNEKCRFFVAEENGRIVGYSRIHLYRWNNSAYIITVLVDAEERRKGVGTNLLKAMEDFARKNKARVLMFDTSADNTPAIQLCFKNGFKICGYNDKIYRSGKTAVYLAKEL; this is encoded by the coding sequence TTGACTGTCAGAATGGCAACGATGAAGGATTTACCTCATATTTTGGCGCTTGAGAAACGGAATGGCGAACCTACAAACGAGGATCTGCATGTCTTGTTTAAGTTAGATAATCCAAATGAGAAATGTAGGTTTTTCGTGGCGGAGGAAAATGGCAGAATTGTTGGTTATTCACGTATACATCTATATAGATGGAACAATAGCGCATATATTATAACAGTTCTCGTTGATGCTGAAGAACGACGAAAAGGTGTTGGAACAAACTTGCTTAAAGCCATGGAAGATTTTGCAAGAAAAAACAAAGCCAGAGTCTTAATGTTCGATACATCAGCAGATAATACTCCTGCTATACAATTGTGCTTTAAAAACGGTTTTAAAATCTGTGGATATAACGACAAAATCTATCGAAGCGGAAAAACGGCTGTCTACTTAGCGAAAGAGCTATGA
- a CDS encoding DUF371 domain-containing protein, with translation MKFTETIIACGHENIQATHATTFEVTKEKKLSRKGDCIIAVSANKALADLSSEFKKRLRQDNAKLTILIEAGDIADAVTAFGNSKLILTHPTDIVVRKSSYICNRTLAIQADKAACDLSLKLVEKLKNPKQKVKITLKLII, from the coding sequence ATGAAGTTTACTGAAACCATTATTGCATGCGGACACGAAAACATCCAAGCTACACATGCAACAACATTTGAAGTTACTAAGGAAAAGAAATTATCAAGAAAGGGTGACTGCATCATCGCAGTTTCAGCAAACAAGGCCTTAGCTGACCTATCTTCAGAGTTTAAGAAACGGTTACGACAAGATAATGCAAAGCTGACGATTTTGATTGAAGCCGGAGACATTGCTGACGCGGTTACTGCTTTTGGAAACTCAAAACTAATTTTGACTCATCCAACCGACATCGTTGTAAGAAAAAGCAGTTACATTTGTAATCGAACATTGGCGATACAAGCAGATAAGGCAGCATGTGACTTGTCACTGAAGCTTGTGGAGAAATTGAAAAATCCAAAACAAAAAGTGAAAATTACACTGAAATTGATAATTTAA
- a CDS encoding class I SAM-dependent methyltransferase family protein: protein MSKQALCIKVPKVHGEEAVVFSNKLKIVDKQLEIQRTTEFVYIPLARDLLKDELKMLQEKIPTIEIQTYKFPERKKRVVSFFELLQGKLPPHLLANLPRAIDFVGDIAIAEIPPELAEYKGVIGEAILKAHKNVRTVLAKVGAVSGTYRLREFVVIAGEPKTETIHKEHGCQFRVDLTKAYFSPRLSYEHKRVASLVMEGETVVDLFTGVGPFAILIAKTHGKVKVYAVDVNPYAVEFLRENVRLNRLISKVYPLLGDARQVVEEKLARLADRVIMNLPEKAIEYVDAACKTLKPEGGVIHFYSFINASNSLENMKLHFAEAVQKCGRKVEKIFFARFVRETAPYEWQAVIDAKIH, encoded by the coding sequence ATGTCTAAACAAGCTTTATGCATTAAAGTTCCTAAAGTGCACGGTGAAGAAGCCGTAGTTTTTTCCAACAAACTAAAAATTGTGGATAAACAACTGGAAATTCAAAGAACTACTGAATTCGTTTACATTCCGCTTGCTCGTGACTTATTGAAAGATGAGCTAAAAATGCTTCAAGAAAAAATTCCAACCATTGAAATTCAAACCTACAAGTTTCCTGAAAGGAAAAAGCGTGTAGTCTCATTCTTTGAGTTGCTTCAAGGCAAGCTGCCCCCGCACTTGTTGGCTAATCTGCCACGCGCAATAGATTTCGTTGGCGACATTGCCATCGCTGAGATTCCACCAGAGCTTGCAGAATACAAGGGCGTTATTGGCGAAGCAATTCTTAAAGCGCATAAGAATGTGCGAACCGTGCTTGCTAAAGTTGGTGCCGTCAGTGGAACATATCGCCTTAGAGAGTTCGTAGTAATCGCTGGAGAGCCCAAAACTGAGACAATCCATAAGGAGCATGGCTGCCAGTTTCGTGTGGATTTAACTAAAGCGTATTTTTCTCCACGGCTCTCTTATGAGCATAAAAGAGTTGCGTCACTTGTCATGGAAGGCGAAACTGTTGTGGATTTGTTCACTGGTGTTGGACCCTTCGCGATATTGATTGCTAAAACTCATGGGAAGGTGAAAGTTTACGCTGTGGATGTTAACCCATATGCTGTTGAGTTTTTGCGTGAGAATGTTAGGCTTAACCGCTTAATAAGCAAAGTTTACCCATTGCTTGGTGATGCGAGACAAGTGGTTGAGGAAAAGCTTGCACGGTTAGCCGACCGTGTTATCATGAACCTGCCGGAAAAAGCAATAGAATACGTGGATGCGGCATGCAAGACGCTGAAGCCCGAAGGTGGCGTAATACATTTTTACAGCTTTATCAACGCTTCCAACTCATTAGAAAACATGAAATTACACTTCGCAGAGGCTGTTCAGAAATGCGGAAGAAAAGTTGAAAAAATATTTTTTGCGAGGTTTGTCAGAGAAACAGCACCATATGAATGGCAAGCAGTCATAGATGCAAAAATTCATTAA
- a CDS encoding DUF402 domain-containing protein has product MCRKQTGFTRLRKLADVMKVKVRGIYSTALTKLLLDNGFEIAQPSPAIKKRFEIVDDVSPSDLKIKDRYDLQGVRVLGACEAINKFHAVLQSTFDDVLTRKWHVNVDGIYKGAITDSNEYAVYVDIGNSIIGKLPKNEIINEDNKQIIVQVERKRLGAKQPILTTKLKIVGTYAILLRNGKVGVSLKIQDLKRRTELYELGKTLAPRGWGIIWRSASENQQKEALEKEIKELAEKVKTLNAKASSAEAPSLLVEGSCFVDVEFPYSSKKMLDKLRGCSTLTLEGHHFYKSCGGEIAAALEMAEKLLEKGQSRSDVEELFKEQICRKFPEKGSSVDVEHVKLSGIVFHLGQATIESLDQERIKYSRRMRSDGFYDGLGVRKEAGDKAISETKIGEWCITTRYFSAGGEWKGTYINLNTPVEVYPNALRYVDLEVDVCIHPGGSIKVLDMEKLEKAYEKGIISRKLFEKVKEMAERIEGNCDVNKMKVL; this is encoded by the coding sequence ATGTGCAGAAAACAAACTGGCTTTACAAGGTTGAGAAAGTTGGCTGACGTCATGAAAGTGAAGGTTCGAGGAATTTACTCAACTGCTCTTACAAAACTGCTCTTAGACAACGGTTTCGAAATAGCTCAGCCTTCTCCAGCCATAAAGAAACGGTTTGAAATTGTAGATGATGTTTCGCCGTCGGACCTAAAGATAAAAGACAGATACGATTTGCAAGGTGTCAGAGTACTCGGCGCATGCGAAGCAATTAATAAGTTTCACGCTGTCTTACAGTCTACTTTTGATGATGTCTTAACACGGAAATGGCACGTTAATGTCGACGGAATCTATAAAGGAGCCATTACAGACTCAAACGAATACGCTGTTTACGTTGACATCGGCAACAGCATAATCGGCAAGCTTCCAAAAAACGAAATCATCAATGAAGACAACAAGCAAATAATTGTTCAAGTTGAAAGAAAAAGATTAGGCGCAAAACAACCAATTTTAACCACAAAACTGAAAATTGTTGGCACATACGCAATCCTACTGCGAAACGGCAAAGTGGGCGTAAGCCTTAAAATTCAAGACCTAAAGCGACGGACAGAACTTTACGAGTTAGGAAAAACACTTGCACCAAGAGGCTGGGGAATTATTTGGCGCAGCGCCTCTGAAAATCAGCAAAAAGAAGCGCTTGAGAAAGAAATAAAGGAGTTGGCGGAGAAGGTTAAAACCTTAAATGCGAAGGCTTCCTCCGCTGAGGCTCCTTCGCTTTTAGTTGAAGGCTCATGTTTCGTGGATGTTGAGTTTCCATACTCTTCCAAAAAGATGTTAGATAAATTAAGAGGCTGTTCTACTTTGACTTTGGAAGGGCATCACTTTTACAAGAGTTGCGGAGGCGAAATCGCGGCTGCTTTAGAAATGGCTGAGAAACTTTTGGAAAAAGGGCAGTCCAGAAGTGATGTTGAAGAGTTATTCAAAGAGCAGATCTGCCGCAAGTTTCCGGAAAAGGGCTCCAGTGTGGATGTTGAGCATGTCAAGCTTAGCGGCATCGTCTTTCATTTGGGACAAGCGACGATAGAAAGTTTAGACCAAGAGCGAATAAAGTATAGCAGAAGGATGCGAAGTGACGGTTTCTATGACGGGTTAGGCGTTAGAAAGGAAGCTGGAGACAAGGCAATAAGTGAGACCAAGATTGGCGAGTGGTGCATAACAACGCGGTATTTCTCGGCTGGCGGAGAGTGGAAGGGCACCTACATAAACTTGAACACGCCTGTGGAAGTTTATCCAAACGCGTTACGTTATGTGGATTTGGAAGTTGACGTTTGCATCCATCCAGGCGGCTCAATTAAAGTTTTAGACATGGAAAAACTTGAGAAAGCCTATGAAAAAGGCATCATAAGTAGGAAACTGTTCGAAAAAGTTAAGGAAATGGCTGAAAGAATTGAAGGAAACTGTGACGTTAATAAAATGAAGGTTTTGTGA
- a CDS encoding RNA 3'-terminal phosphate cyclase produces the protein MIEIDGSQKSGSGTILRLSVALAAILGQPLHIYNIRQNRPQPGLRPQHLEAVLTAARLCDAELKGAELNSRELWFNPKKVKGGKIEAEIGTAGSIPMLLLTVFPICAFAEKTVHLHVTKGGTDVSHAPTVNYVRFVLLPTLKRMGIDAFLTVQRYGYYPKGMGEVTVNVEPCKSPKPFYAGNFGKIKAIRGVSVCTFLAERKVAERQAKVATDYLREKGYTADIQIVNDKSNPLQKGSSLVLWAETNTNAYIGADAIGELRKTSEAVGKEAAEKLYVEVAAKPTVDVHLADMLIPYMALAKGKSAYLTRAVSDHLETNIWLVEKILGVKFNVQKTNWLYKVEKVG, from the coding sequence GTGATTGAAATTGACGGGAGTCAAAAAAGCGGAAGCGGAACCATTCTCAGATTGTCTGTTGCTCTAGCCGCCATTCTCGGACAACCCCTGCACATTTACAATATTAGGCAGAACAGACCACAGCCTGGTTTGAGACCGCAGCATTTAGAAGCGGTTTTGACTGCTGCAAGACTCTGTGACGCCGAGCTTAAGGGAGCAGAGCTCAATTCACGCGAGCTTTGGTTTAATCCCAAAAAAGTGAAAGGCGGAAAAATTGAGGCAGAAATTGGCACGGCAGGAAGCATTCCAATGCTTCTCTTAACCGTGTTTCCCATCTGTGCTTTCGCAGAGAAAACCGTGCATTTGCATGTGACGAAGGGCGGAACGGACGTTTCGCACGCGCCAACTGTAAACTACGTGCGGTTTGTGCTTTTGCCTACGCTCAAGCGTATGGGAATAGACGCTTTCTTAACGGTTCAGAGGTATGGATATTACCCAAAAGGAATGGGCGAAGTAACCGTAAATGTTGAGCCATGCAAATCGCCGAAGCCTTTCTATGCGGGAAATTTTGGCAAAATCAAAGCTATCCGAGGAGTTTCAGTTTGCACTTTTCTTGCAGAAAGAAAGGTTGCTGAGCGTCAAGCAAAAGTGGCAACCGACTACTTGAGAGAAAAAGGGTACACAGCGGACATTCAAATAGTCAACGACAAATCTAACCCTTTACAGAAAGGCAGTTCGCTAGTTTTATGGGCTGAAACAAACACAAACGCGTACATCGGTGCTGACGCAATCGGCGAGCTAAGAAAAACAAGCGAGGCTGTTGGGAAAGAAGCCGCTGAAAAACTCTACGTGGAAGTTGCCGCAAAGCCTACAGTTGACGTTCACTTAGCTGACATGCTAATTCCGTACATGGCATTAGCAAAAGGCAAATCCGCCTACTTAACCCGCGCAGTTTCTGACCATTTGGAAACAAACATTTGGCTTGTTGAGAAAATTTTAGGCGTAAAATTCAATGTGCAGAAAACAAACTGGCTTTACAAGGTTGAGAAAGTTGGCTGA
- the surE gene encoding 5'/3'-nucleotidase SurE has translation MKTKEILVVNDDGVHSTGLLVLKKKMDELGRVSVVAPENERSGMGKAVSTCLIEVKETQLADGTNAYAISGTPADACLLALFKILQHPPNIVVSGINLGPNLGIDDLLTSGTLGAALEAAIHGIPAIAVSYSLKRITDSEGKVHANIHMESLEFCAELAKQTAEYILANGMPKDVDVISINVPETPASRTVKITSLSYKGYTDIFAEKAGGYQIRGWFLEDYPCDEAETDTHAIRENNYASITPIKLNFAHQKRNMKELAKFLNERSYDVIF, from the coding sequence TTGAAAACAAAAGAAATACTCGTAGTAAACGATGACGGCGTGCATTCAACGGGACTGCTGGTTCTGAAAAAGAAAATGGACGAGTTGGGCAGGGTTTCTGTTGTCGCTCCAGAAAATGAACGAAGCGGCATGGGCAAAGCTGTTTCAACATGCCTAATCGAAGTCAAAGAAACACAACTTGCTGATGGAACAAACGCATACGCTATCAGCGGAACCCCTGCAGACGCTTGTCTGCTTGCACTCTTCAAGATTCTGCAGCATCCTCCAAACATTGTAGTGTCCGGAATAAACTTGGGTCCAAACCTTGGAATAGATGATTTGTTAACTTCTGGAACCTTAGGCGCAGCATTGGAAGCGGCAATCCACGGAATTCCCGCAATTGCAGTCTCTTATAGCCTAAAAAGAATAACGGACAGTGAAGGAAAAGTGCATGCGAATATACACATGGAAAGCTTAGAGTTTTGTGCAGAATTAGCTAAGCAAACTGCAGAGTACATATTAGCGAATGGAATGCCAAAAGATGTTGACGTGATTTCCATTAACGTTCCAGAGACCCCCGCGTCCAGAACCGTTAAAATTACAAGCCTTTCATACAAGGGCTACACGGACATTTTCGCCGAAAAAGCTGGCGGATACCAAATTCGCGGGTGGTTTCTCGAAGATTATCCATGCGACGAAGCAGAAACGGACACGCACGCAATCAGAGAAAATAATTACGCTTCTATCACCCCAATAAAACTGAATTTCGCACACCAGAAGAGAAACATGAAAGAGCTTGCTAAATTCTTGAACGAAAGAAGCTACGACGTAATTTTTTAA
- a CDS encoding acylphosphatase produces MKTRAHVIVSGRVQGVFFRSETQYEARKYSVKGWVRNLPDGRVEAVFEGEEENVKKLIEFCKRGPPGARVTGVNIVWEDYTGEFKNFEIRYGYRF; encoded by the coding sequence ATGAAAACCAGAGCCCACGTAATCGTAAGCGGCAGAGTGCAAGGCGTATTCTTTCGATCAGAAACACAATATGAAGCCAGAAAATACAGCGTAAAAGGTTGGGTTCGCAATCTGCCAGATGGTAGAGTTGAAGCTGTTTTTGAAGGCGAAGAAGAAAACGTGAAAAAGCTCATCGAATTTTGCAAGCGCGGACCGCCGGGCGCAAGAGTAACTGGCGTAAATATTGTCTGGGAGGATTACACCGGCGAATTCAAAAATTTCGAAATAAGATATGGCTACCGCTTCTAG
- a CDS encoding arcadin 1 — protein MFRVRVNRIESIQDVDGNLGKRIELIEERPIPHFVVRPQTEEAKVVQDMLQALQQQLPMFPARGQFTVPKIILFLTEQEYESLGIDFDVNQIYEVTLENQTIKFKKSV, from the coding sequence ATGTTCCGTGTTAGAGTAAACCGAATCGAGTCCATCCAAGATGTTGACGGAAACCTTGGAAAACGCATTGAACTAATCGAGGAACGCCCAATCCCACATTTCGTGGTTAGACCACAAACTGAAGAAGCAAAAGTTGTGCAAGACATGCTGCAAGCGTTACAACAGCAGCTGCCAATGTTTCCTGCAAGAGGACAGTTTACAGTTCCGAAAATAATCTTGTTCTTAACAGAGCAAGAATACGAAAGCCTCGGCATAGACTTCGACGTCAATCAAATCTATGAAGTAACCCTTGAAAATCAAACAATAAAATTCAAGAAAAGTGTATGA
- a CDS encoding GMP synthase → MFDPKKFVETEIEETKKKIGNEKALVAVSGGVDSSTCAVLTHRAIGETLVCVILDDAFMREGEPEHVAEILSKPPLNVPTKIVNVRERFLQAMKGLRDAEEKRKMFRETFYQVLGETAKKEGCNVLVQGTIRADIIETVGGVKTQHNVLEQMGINPMERYGFKVMEPLVTLLKEQVRMVARYLGLPSELSERQPFPGPGLSVRVVGEIRPDKLETLRKATAIVERELAQYKPSQYFAVIIDNEEALETSKSARIQETVARFLNVPSRNVHVKIFRDKATGVEGGQRRYGEVAGVKVDTMNGKVHQTAIQHIVALQAKIITENPTVARVFYAAKGLAEKKPYVIGIRSVQTKDFLKAQVSDVSWATLNRIAEETINKCTNVSTIYYDVTPKPPATIEME, encoded by the coding sequence ATGTTTGACCCTAAAAAATTCGTTGAAACCGAAATTGAAGAAACAAAGAAAAAAATTGGCAACGAAAAAGCTTTAGTGGCTGTGTCTGGCGGCGTTGACAGTTCAACATGCGCCGTACTAACGCATAGAGCAATAGGCGAAACCCTTGTCTGTGTGATATTGGATGATGCTTTCATGCGGGAAGGCGAACCTGAACACGTAGCAGAAATCTTGTCTAAACCGCCTCTAAACGTTCCTACAAAAATTGTCAACGTACGCGAACGCTTCCTGCAAGCAATGAAAGGCTTGAGGGATGCGGAAGAAAAACGCAAGATGTTCCGTGAAACCTTCTATCAAGTTTTAGGTGAAACCGCCAAAAAAGAAGGTTGTAATGTTCTTGTGCAAGGCACGATACGTGCAGACATAATTGAAACTGTTGGCGGCGTAAAAACACAACATAATGTTCTGGAGCAAATGGGCATAAACCCCATGGAACGCTATGGTTTCAAAGTTATGGAGCCGCTTGTGACGTTATTGAAGGAGCAAGTCAGAATGGTTGCGAGATATCTTGGACTGCCGTCTGAGCTTTCTGAGCGTCAACCATTTCCTGGACCTGGCTTGTCAGTGCGTGTTGTTGGAGAAATTCGACCTGACAAATTGGAGACTCTGCGGAAGGCTACGGCAATCGTAGAGCGTGAGTTGGCTCAGTATAAGCCCAGCCAATACTTTGCTGTAATAATCGACAATGAAGAAGCTTTAGAGACTTCAAAAAGTGCACGCATTCAAGAGACTGTTGCACGTTTTCTCAATGTTCCGTCCAGAAACGTTCACGTAAAAATTTTCAGAGACAAAGCTACCGGCGTGGAGGGCGGACAGAGACGCTACGGCGAAGTAGCTGGTGTGAAGGTTGACACAATGAATGGAAAAGTTCACCAAACAGCTATTCAGCACATAGTTGCTCTTCAAGCGAAGATAATTACTGAAAACCCAACGGTTGCAAGAGTTTTCTATGCAGCGAAGGGCTTGGCTGAGAAAAAGCCATATGTGATAGGCATACGGTCTGTGCAAACTAAAGATTTCTTGAAAGCGCAAGTGTCAGATGTCTCATGGGCAACGTTGAATAGAATCGCAGAAGAAACAATCAACAAATGCACAAACGTGTCAACCATCTATTATGACGTTACCCCTAAACCGCCAGCAACAATCGAAATGGAATAG
- a CDS encoding ribbon-helix-helix protein, CopG family — MKLVTVLLPEAYLEGLDELVRANMYPSRSSAIRSAVRDLLKKELWERRER; from the coding sequence ATGAAACTAGTAACAGTCCTATTACCTGAGGCTTATCTTGAAGGGTTAGATGAGCTTGTGAGAGCCAACATGTACCCGAGCAGAAGTTCAGCTATAAGGTCGGCGGTTAGAGATTTGCTTAAAAAAGAGCTTTGGGAAAGAAGAGAAAGGTAA
- a CDS encoding sodium-translocating pyrophosphatase: MNLTLIAPVAGLSAVIFAIYRAYRMLKKPNGTSSMVEISNTIKIGATAYLNRQFKTVAVVGAVLTALISLAFGVFVALTFAVGAFFSALSAYIGVIIAIRANVKTADAAKRGFKEALETASHSGTVVGLSLTGLGLVGVSALYFLLGDPILLVGLGFGASLIGLFARVGGGIYTKAADMGADLAGKVEMGFPEDDARNPAVIADQVGDNVGDIAGTGTDVFQSYVCTLVATMILGITVYGNEGLIYPLIVLGAGIFASMVGSLFIRTKSGDARQAMDKGMYVAAVLVSIASAFAAWTIFNRFSAFYATLTGVVAVVSLAWLTERYTSPSKSPVKAIARASKTGPATNILMGLSLSFESITFPIVIFSGAVMIAYYFEGLYGIALVAVGFLSITATFIAMSSYGPIVDNAHGMIEMTNSSQEEHKVVDALDSVGNITKAVCKVYAIGTSALAQIALFSAYIQAAQLQTIDVMKPSVITGMLIGGMLSFVFCSLIIKAVGNAAYSMIREVRKQFSENFGLANGEAKPNYTRCIDISTKAALRGMLLPALLSVAIPLMIGLLLGKEAMGGLIVGNLVTMLPLAIVMSIGGAAWDNAKKFIEAGNLGGKGTPAHTAAVIGDTVGDSLKDAAGPSLDVFINLIGIIALLYAASLATYSLIP, encoded by the coding sequence TTGAATCTTACATTGATAGCCCCAGTTGCCGGGCTTTCAGCGGTAATCTTTGCCATTTACAGAGCCTACCGCATGCTGAAGAAACCCAATGGCACATCAAGCATGGTTGAGATTTCTAACACAATCAAAATAGGCGCTACCGCTTATCTTAACCGTCAATTCAAAACAGTTGCCGTCGTCGGTGCAGTTTTGACAGCCCTCATCTCTTTAGCTTTTGGCGTTTTCGTCGCCTTAACATTCGCCGTCGGTGCATTCTTTTCAGCACTTTCAGCATACATAGGCGTTATAATCGCCATTCGTGCTAACGTTAAAACAGCCGACGCAGCCAAACGCGGCTTCAAAGAAGCCCTTGAAACCGCTTCGCACAGTGGCACCGTTGTCGGACTTTCTCTTACTGGGTTAGGCTTAGTTGGAGTTAGCGCACTTTACTTCTTACTTGGCGACCCGATACTTCTTGTTGGTTTAGGATTCGGCGCTAGCCTCATCGGCTTATTCGCAAGAGTGGGCGGAGGAATATATACAAAGGCGGCGGATATGGGCGCCGATTTAGCGGGTAAAGTGGAAATGGGTTTCCCAGAAGACGACGCTCGAAACCCAGCAGTCATCGCAGATCAGGTAGGAGACAACGTAGGAGATATTGCGGGCACGGGCACAGACGTTTTCCAATCTTACGTATGCACATTAGTAGCAACTATGATTCTTGGCATAACAGTCTACGGAAACGAAGGCTTAATTTATCCGTTGATAGTTCTTGGAGCAGGAATTTTCGCGTCAATGGTAGGGTCGCTTTTTATCAGAACAAAGAGTGGAGACGCAAGACAAGCCATGGACAAGGGCATGTACGTGGCAGCCGTCTTAGTCAGCATTGCCTCAGCCTTTGCGGCATGGACAATTTTTAACAGATTCAGCGCTTTTTATGCCACACTCACTGGAGTCGTAGCAGTTGTTTCGCTTGCGTGGCTGACTGAACGCTACACTTCACCAAGTAAATCGCCTGTAAAAGCCATAGCGAGAGCTTCAAAAACTGGTCCAGCCACTAACATTTTAATGGGGCTCTCTTTAAGTTTTGAAAGTATAACTTTTCCCATAGTGATCTTTTCTGGAGCGGTGATGATTGCCTATTATTTTGAAGGCTTATATGGTATAGCTTTGGTGGCGGTTGGTTTTCTATCTATAACAGCAACGTTCATCGCCATGTCTTCTTACGGACCAATCGTAGACAACGCTCATGGCATGATTGAAATGACAAACTCAAGCCAAGAAGAACATAAAGTTGTGGATGCGTTGGATTCTGTTGGTAACATAACCAAAGCAGTTTGCAAAGTTTACGCCATAGGCACATCAGCATTAGCCCAAATTGCTCTATTCTCAGCGTACATTCAAGCAGCGCAACTTCAAACAATCGATGTGATGAAGCCTTCCGTGATAACTGGAATGCTAATAGGTGGAATGTTATCCTTCGTGTTCTGTTCATTAATAATCAAAGCAGTTGGAAATGCGGCTTACAGCATGATTAGAGAAGTGCGCAAGCAATTCAGCGAAAACTTCGGATTGGCTAACGGAGAAGCCAAGCCCAATTACACCAGATGCATAGACATCAGCACAAAAGCAGCATTAAGAGGCATGCTACTTCCAGCATTATTGTCAGTGGCAATCCCCCTTATGATAGGACTTTTATTGGGTAAAGAAGCAATGGGCGGCTTAATAGTCGGAAACCTCGTAACAATGCTTCCCCTCGCCATTGTCATGTCTATTGGCGGCGCAGCATGGGACAACGCCAAAAAATTCATCGAAGCAGGCAATCTCGGCGGCAAAGGAACACCTGCACACACAGCAGCAGTTATCGGAGACACGGTTGGCGATTCATTAAAAGACGCAGCGGGTCCGTCATTAGATGTATTCATAAACTTGATTGGAATAATTGCCCTGTTGTATGCAGCGTCTTTAGCGACGTATTCGCTTATTCCGTGA